A part of SAR202 cluster bacterium genomic DNA contains:
- a CDS encoding ribosome recycling factor: MSEQLLNETDTKMNKTIDALKKDYGAVRTGKASSSLVENIIVEYYGSNTPLSNLATISIPEAQLIVIQPWDKEAIISIEKGLQKSDMGFNPTNDGSVIRIPIPPLTEERRKELVKIVKKQSEDYKISIRNVRRDFVDQIKNLEKNKEISQDELHRYQEQVQKTTDKHIGEIDNITVQKEKEIMEI, encoded by the coding sequence ATGAGCGAACAATTATTAAACGAAACTGATACTAAAATGAATAAAACTATAGATGCTTTAAAAAAAGACTACGGAGCAGTCAGAACAGGAAAAGCTTCAAGTTCATTAGTCGAAAATATCATAGTAGAATACTATGGATCTAATACCCCTCTATCAAATCTTGCAACTATAAGTATTCCAGAAGCTCAACTAATTGTAATTCAACCTTGGGACAAAGAAGCGATTATATCTATTGAAAAAGGTCTACAAAAATCAGATATGGGATTTAATCCTACAAATGATGGATCAGTCATTAGAATACCTATTCCCCCTTTAACTGAGGAAAGAAGAAAAGAATTAGTAAAAATAGTAAAAAAACAATCGGAAGATTATAAAATTTCTATTAGAAATGTTCGAAGAGACTTTGTGGATCAAATTAAAAATCTTGAAAAGAATAAAGAGATCTCGCAAGATGAATTACACAGATATCAAGAACAAGTCCAAAAAACTACTGATAAACACATTGGTGAAATAGATAATATTACTGTGCAAAAAGAAAAAGAAATCATGGAAATATGA
- the uppS gene encoding di-trans,poly-cis-decaprenylcistransferase produces MINEYLRQSDIPSLEIIQDFQLIENQPNHVAIIMDGNGRWATNKNLPRINGHKAGIAAIFPLIDIVINSNIKHLTLYAFSTENWNRPKSEIDGLMDLLEEAIMKETESVHTKNIKINYIGNTKRLSHNLQKLINNSLEITKNNTGLSCNIALDYGGREEIIQAIKNIIDDNIKSVDINETLINQYLYTANIPDPDLIIRTAGEQRTSNFLPWQSVYSEYFSTEILWPDFKPNDLLKAVRSYSTRKRKYGKL; encoded by the coding sequence ATGATCAATGAATATCTTAGACAATCTGATATACCATCCTTAGAGATTATTCAAGATTTTCAATTAATAGAAAATCAACCTAATCATGTAGCAATAATAATGGACGGAAACGGTAGATGGGCTACAAATAAAAATCTGCCCAGAATAAATGGGCATAAAGCAGGTATAGCTGCTATATTTCCTCTTATCGATATCGTAATTAATTCCAATATTAAACATTTGACTTTATATGCATTTTCCACAGAAAATTGGAATAGGCCTAAATCAGAAATTGATGGCTTAATGGACTTACTTGAAGAAGCTATTATGAAAGAAACTGAATCAGTCCATACAAAAAATATTAAAATTAACTATATCGGAAATACCAAAAGACTTTCTCATAACTTACAAAAATTAATTAATAACTCTTTAGAAATTACTAAAAATAATACTGGACTTTCATGCAATATCGCTTTGGATTATGGCGGAAGAGAAGAAATCATACAAGCAATAAAAAACATTATTGATGATAATATAAAAAGTGTGGATATCAACGAAACACTAATAAATCAATATTTATATACTGCCAATATACCTGACCCTGACCTAATAATCAGAACAGCAGGAGAACAACGAACAAGTAATTTTTTACCATGGCAATCAGTATATAGTGAATATTTTTCAACAGAAATATTATGGCCTGATTTTAAACCTAATGATTTGTTAAAAGCTGTTCGGTCATACAGTACAAGAAAGAGAAAATACGGAAAATTATAA